The Candidatus Zixiibacteriota bacterium genome includes a window with the following:
- the fumC gene encoding class II fumarate hydratase, protein MEFRVETDTMGEMKVPADRYYGCQTARSLENFRIGGERMPRELIRAMGILKKAACLVNMDLGKMPADKGDLIVRAADEVIDGKLDDHFPLVVWQTGSGTQSNMNTNEVISNRAIEMAGGTLGSKDPIHPNDHVNMGQSSNDTFPTAMHIAAVEEIHRRLIPMVTRLRDALAKKSEEFKDIIKIGRTHLMDATPLTLGQEFSGYTAQLTLGLDRINDCLKRLYPLALGGTAVGTGLNAHPEFAVRSAAKIAELTGLKFVTAPNKFEALATHDAIVEASGVMKTIACSLMKIANDIRLLGSGPRCGIGEITLPANEPGSSIMPGKVNPTQCEAMTMVAAQVIGNDVSVNIGGATGHFELNVFKPVMIYNLLQSIRLISDSCEMFTEKCAVGIEPNKENIKHNLNNSLMLVTALNPHIGYDNAAKVAKKAYKDGSTLKAAAVALGLLTEAEFDEKVRPEKMIGPKA, encoded by the coding sequence ATGGAATTCCGTGTAGAAACAGATACTATGGGCGAGATGAAAGTCCCGGCCGACCGCTATTATGGTTGTCAGACCGCTCGCTCGCTCGAAAATTTCCGCATCGGCGGCGAACGGATGCCGCGCGAGTTGATTCGGGCTATGGGTATCCTCAAGAAAGCCGCCTGCCTGGTCAATATGGACCTGGGCAAGATGCCTGCCGACAAGGGCGACCTGATCGTCAGGGCAGCCGATGAGGTGATCGACGGCAAGCTCGATGATCATTTCCCGCTGGTGGTCTGGCAGACCGGTTCCGGCACTCAGTCCAACATGAACACCAACGAGGTGATTTCCAACCGCGCCATCGAAATGGCCGGCGGCACGCTCGGTTCCAAGGACCCGATTCACCCCAACGACCATGTCAACATGGGGCAGTCCTCGAACGATACCTTCCCGACCGCGATGCACATCGCTGCCGTCGAGGAAATCCATCGCCGGTTGATCCCGATGGTGACCCGGTTGCGCGATGCCCTCGCCAAGAAATCCGAGGAGTTCAAAGATATCATCAAAATCGGCCGCACCCACCTCATGGATGCCACACCGCTGACCTTAGGCCAGGAGTTTTCCGGCTACACGGCCCAGTTAACCCTCGGTCTCGACCGCATCAATGACTGTCTCAAGCGGCTTTACCCGCTGGCTCTTGGCGGCACTGCGGTGGGAACCGGTCTTAACGCCCATCCCGAGTTCGCCGTGCGCTCCGCGGCCAAGATCGCCGAGTTGACCGGCCTCAAGTTCGTGACGGCGCCGAATAAGTTCGAGGCTCTCGCTACGCACGATGCGATTGTCGAGGCCTCCGGCGTGATGAAGACTATCGCCTGTTCGCTCATGAAAATCGCCAACGACATCCGCCTGCTCGGCAGCGGTCCACGTTGCGGTATCGGCGAAATTACTCTCCCGGCCAATGAACCGGGTTCCTCGATTATGCCCGGTAAGGTTAACCCGACCCAATGCGAGGCGATGACCATGGTTGCGGCGCAGGTGATCGGCAACGATGTGTCGGTCAATATCGGCGGCGCCACCGGCCATTTTGAGCTGAATGTCTTCAAGCCGGTGATGATCTACAACTTGCTGCAGTCGATCCGCTTGATTTCCGATTCCTGTGAGATGTTCACCGAAAAGTGCGCGGTGGGGATCGAGCCGAACAAGGAGAACATCAAGCACAACCTGAACAACTCGCTCATGCTGGTGACCGCGCTCAATCCGCATATCGGTTACGACAACGCCGCCAAGGTAGCCAAGAAGGCTTACAAGGACGGTTCCACGCTCAAGGCGGCGGCGGTAGCACTTGGGCTGCTGACCGAGGCTGAGTTCGACGAGAAAGTTCGTCCGGAGAAGATGATCGGCCCGAAAGCCTGA
- the yidD gene encoding membrane protein insertion efficiency factor YidD gives MLISVVVQLLGFTANACCQASQVVISKPAYVESEGGSGKNQLKQPTPVSPQRLLASSSLSLYQTLISPSKGTGCPMVPHCSAYSRLAFERFNPVKAWLLTADRLLRCGHDLDYYESITVAGHPRFIDSLELQISEVIDSTGMDIDAREESVTSNPSAESIGDKASCVLTSNVGSSDSLQWGFANQLMMTDSWIEATIEFKRLLWQYPMSSYCRSASLSIFLCYMRAEEFQEAAWWGLSLIEGPDSVYFQSRLGVDIARCYLLLGNYRLAFEYLSQLEPSSDMTSNEISFLQGIALVNQHQWDEAGRLFKTISKSSKFSSIAVDDANLCRERSIIGNKSATKAGILSIVPGLGYYYAGYRGTAISSFLVNGLFILSTYEAFSRDNVGAGVLLSVLSIGWYTGNIYGAVASVQRRMNHYDSQICTMVNFGIRF, from the coding sequence TTGCTCATCAGTGTTGTTGTTCAACTATTAGGCTTTACGGCTAACGCTTGTTGTCAAGCGAGCCAGGTGGTTATCTCAAAGCCGGCATATGTCGAGAGTGAAGGTGGATCAGGAAAGAATCAGCTAAAACAACCGACTCCCGTTTCACCACAACGATTACTCGCATCGAGTAGTTTATCGCTGTATCAAACACTAATAAGTCCAAGCAAAGGAACGGGATGTCCAATGGTGCCTCACTGCTCCGCATACAGCAGATTGGCTTTTGAACGATTTAATCCAGTGAAGGCATGGCTGTTGACAGCGGACAGGCTGCTACGTTGTGGTCATGATTTGGATTATTATGAGTCAATAACTGTCGCCGGTCACCCGAGATTTATTGATTCACTAGAACTTCAAATATCCGAAGTAATTGACTCAACTGGTATGGACATAGACGCTCGCGAAGAATCTGTGACAAGTAATCCTTCTGCTGAATCAATAGGTGATAAAGCTTCATGTGTATTAACTTCAAATGTCGGATCATCTGACAGTCTGCAATGGGGCTTTGCAAATCAACTGATGATGACTGACAGTTGGATTGAAGCAACAATAGAATTCAAGAGACTCCTGTGGCAATATCCTATGAGTAGCTATTGCAGGTCGGCATCACTGTCTATTTTCCTATGTTACATGCGTGCAGAGGAATTTCAAGAAGCAGCCTGGTGGGGACTGAGTTTGATTGAGGGACCTGATTCAGTTTATTTCCAATCCAGGCTTGGTGTGGATATCGCACGTTGTTATCTGCTACTTGGAAATTACAGATTGGCTTTTGAATACTTGAGTCAGCTTGAACCATCGTCTGACATGACTAGTAATGAGATTTCTTTTCTTCAAGGAATAGCCCTCGTAAACCAACACCAGTGGGATGAGGCCGGTAGGTTATTTAAGACAATATCAAAGTCTTCTAAATTTTCGTCAATTGCTGTCGATGATGCGAATCTCTGTCGTGAACGAAGTATTATCGGTAATAAAAGTGCTACGAAGGCCGGAATACTCTCGATAGTACCCGGTCTAGGTTATTATTATGCCGGTTACAGGGGGACGGCCATATCATCGTTTCTTGTAAATGGTTTGTTTATTCTATCAACATATGAAGCATTTTCGAGAGATAATGTTGGAGCGGGAGTGTTGCTGAGCGTGCTATCAATTGGTTGGTACACTGGCAATATATATGGCGCGGTTGCAAGTGTTCAGAGACGAATGAATCACTATGATTCACAGATTTGTACTATGGTGAACTTCGGCATAAGATTTTAA
- the lysS gene encoding lysine--tRNA ligase, translating into MTHSQDEPQANNQVPSDSETQIPLAELIRTRLTKVRQLREEGINAYPYRYTRTHDIAELREKFEQFAADATKVRVAGRIMLKRKMGKSTFADIRDGSERIQVYAKLNNVGEEAYALFDSLDLGDILGCEGTLFVTRTGEKTLSIESFELLCKALHPLPDKHAGLTDVETRYRRRYADLIVNPEVRDVFRQRTRIIQLIRDFLNERGFLEVETPILQPLYGGGNALPFKTYHNRLSRELYLRIADELYLKRLIVGGFEKVWEMCKDFRNEGIDRLHNPEFSMIELYWAYADYRDIARLIEEMFRHVVFELHGTYRIPYGDHMIDFEPEFRWVSMIDSIKEATGVDFGPMSFEEAKTAAKPYVEDVEKLINWGKVVEAVWESAVEPTLVQPTFITDFPKEISPLAKAHRDHERLTERFELFIATQEMGNAFSELNDPIDQIQRFLQQGKALEAGDEEAQPLDDDFITALAYGMPPTGGLGFGIDRLIMLLTNQHNIRDVLLFPQMKDIKEGNVPVSKILVQLAEEEGED; encoded by the coding sequence ATGACCCATTCTCAGGATGAGCCCCAGGCCAACAATCAGGTCCCTTCCGACAGTGAGACCCAGATTCCGCTGGCGGAGTTGATACGCACCCGTCTGACCAAAGTTCGTCAGTTGCGGGAGGAAGGGATCAACGCCTACCCGTATCGTTACACACGCACGCATGATATCGCCGAGTTGCGGGAGAAATTCGAGCAGTTCGCGGCCGATGCAACCAAAGTGCGCGTGGCGGGAAGAATCATGCTCAAACGGAAAATGGGTAAATCGACCTTTGCCGACATTCGCGACGGTTCCGAACGAATTCAGGTGTACGCCAAGCTCAACAACGTGGGTGAGGAGGCTTATGCTCTGTTCGACTCGCTTGATCTCGGCGATATTCTCGGTTGTGAAGGAACCTTGTTCGTTACCCGTACAGGTGAGAAGACCCTTTCGATCGAATCATTCGAGTTGCTCTGCAAGGCGCTTCATCCGTTGCCGGACAAGCACGCCGGGCTGACCGATGTCGAAACGCGGTATCGTCGGCGCTATGCCGATCTGATCGTCAATCCCGAGGTGCGCGATGTTTTCCGGCAACGCACTCGGATTATTCAATTGATCCGTGATTTCCTTAACGAGCGCGGTTTCCTTGAGGTCGAGACGCCGATTCTGCAGCCGCTCTACGGCGGCGGTAACGCGCTGCCGTTCAAGACCTACCACAACCGCCTGAGTCGTGAGTTGTATCTGCGCATTGCCGACGAACTTTATCTCAAGCGGTTGATCGTGGGCGGTTTCGAGAAGGTCTGGGAGATGTGCAAGGATTTCCGCAACGAGGGGATCGACCGTCTGCACAATCCGGAATTCTCGATGATCGAACTCTACTGGGCTTACGCCGACTATCGCGATATCGCCCGGCTGATCGAAGAGATGTTCCGGCACGTGGTGTTCGAGCTCCATGGGACTTATCGCATTCCCTACGGCGACCACATGATTGATTTCGAGCCGGAGTTCCGCTGGGTGTCGATGATCGACTCGATCAAGGAGGCGACCGGGGTCGATTTCGGTCCGATGAGTTTCGAGGAAGCCAAAACTGCGGCTAAGCCGTATGTCGAGGATGTCGAGAAGCTGATCAATTGGGGCAAGGTGGTCGAGGCGGTCTGGGAGAGTGCGGTCGAGCCGACGTTGGTTCAGCCGACTTTCATTACCGATTTCCCCAAAGAAATCTCACCGCTGGCCAAGGCTCATCGCGACCACGAGCGGTTGACGGAGCGCTTCGAGCTGTTTATCGCCACCCAGGAAATGGGAAACGCTTTCAGCGAGTTGAACGATCCGATCGACCAGATCCAGCGTTTCCTCCAGCAGGGAAAAGCGCTCGAAGCCGGTGACGAAGAGGCCCAGCCGCTCGATGATGATTTTATCACCGCGCTGGCTTACGGCATGCCGCCGACCGGTGGACTGGGATTCGGCATCGATCGTTTGATCATGTTGCTGACCAATCAGCACAACATCCGCGACGTCCTGCTTTTCCCGCAGATGAAGGATATCAAGGAAGGCAACGTACCGGTCTCGAAAATCCTCGTCCAACTGGCCGAGGAAGAGGGCGAAGACTAA
- the coaD gene encoding pantetheine-phosphate adenylyltransferase, producing MSQQQRIAIYPGTFDPVTNGHISLIERGLNLFDRLYVAVARSEAKDPMFTYDERIEMVRQVVALEGYEDRAEVIGFDGLLANLAMELNVTAIVRGLRAVSDFEFEFQMALMNRKLARDIETVFLMPALSWVYLSSTIVKDVAFHGGDITSLVPELVAAAIVKKTSR from the coding sequence ATGAGTCAACAGCAACGCATAGCAATATACCCCGGAACTTTCGATCCGGTTACCAATGGTCATATCTCGCTGATCGAGCGCGGGCTGAATCTTTTTGACCGGCTCTACGTAGCGGTGGCCAGGAGCGAAGCCAAGGACCCCATGTTCACTTATGATGAACGAATCGAAATGGTCCGCCAGGTTGTCGCGCTGGAGGGGTATGAAGATAGGGCCGAGGTAATCGGTTTCGACGGACTCCTGGCTAATCTGGCCATGGAGTTGAACGTGACGGCGATTGTTCGCGGTTTGCGAGCCGTATCCGATTTTGAATTCGAATTTCAAATGGCTTTGATGAACCGCAAACTGGCTCGGGATATCGAGACGGTGTTTTTAATGCCGGCATTGTCCTGGGTTTATTTGTCCTCGACTATCGTCAAGGATGTCGCTTTTCACGGTGGCGATATCACCTCACTGGTCCCGGAGCTGGTGGCTGCGGCTATCGTTAAAAAAACCTCGCGCTAA